In Ovis aries strain OAR_USU_Benz2616 breed Rambouillet chromosome 14, ARS-UI_Ramb_v3.0, whole genome shotgun sequence, a single genomic region encodes these proteins:
- the PRRG2 gene encoding transmembrane gamma-carboxyglutamic acid protein 2, with amino-acid sequence MRGRPSVLLLYLGLATCLDTSPSGKQGQEVFLDSPEAQSFLGSHKRVPRANYWDLELFTPGNLERECQEEICSWEEAREYFEDNILTDRFWESYIYNGKGGRGRVDVASLAVGLTVGIVLIILAGLGAFWYLHGRRGRRQHSCPQDVELIRPLSDLSPQTPQPPPSPPGLPTYEQALAASGVHDAPPPPYTSLRRHS; translated from the exons ATGAGGGGCCGCCCCTCTGTGCTGCTGCTATACCTGGGATTGGCCACGTGCCTGGACACTTCACCCAGTGGGAAGCAAGGCCAAG AGGTCTTCCTGGACTCCCCAGAGGCACAGAGCTTCCTGGGCAGCCATAAGCGTGTTCCAAGAGCCAATTACTGGGACCTGGAGTTGTTCACGCCAGGGAACTTGGAACGGGAGTGTCAAGAGGAGATATGTTCCTGGGAAGAGGCGCGAGAGTACTTTGAGGACAATATTCTGACG GATCGCTTTTGGGAGAGCTACATCTACAATGGCAAAGGAG GACGTGGACGAGTGGATGTCGCAAGCCTGGCTGTGGGGCTGACAGTAGGCATTGTGCTCATCATCCTGGCCGGCCTAGGAGCCTTCTGGTATCTACATGGCCGTCGGGGCCGCAGGCAGCATTCCTGTCCTCAAGA TGTCGAACTCATTAGGCCCCTTAGCGATCTGAGCCCGCAGACGCCCCAgcctccaccctcacctccagGCCTCCCGACCTACGAGCAGGCGCTGGCTGCCTCAGGGGTGCACGACGCACCTCCGCCCCCCTACACAAG TCTCAGGAGACACAGCTGA
- the NOSIP gene encoding nitric oxide synthase-interacting protein: MTRHGKNCTAGAVYTYHEKKKDTAASGYGTQNIRLSRDAVKDFDCCCLSLQPCHDPVVTPDGYLYEREAILEYILHQKKEIARQMKAYEKQRGARREEQKELQRAAAQDHVRGFLEKEAAIVSRPLNPFTPKAASAGNGPDDAQPGSSAGPAGKDKDKALPSFWIPSLTPEAKATKLEKPSRIVTCPMSGKPLRMSDLTPVRFTPLDSSVDRVGLITRSERYVCAVTRDSLSNATPCAVLRPSGAVVTLECVEKLIRKDMVDPVTGEKLTDRDIIVLQRGGTGFAGSGVKLQAEKSRPVMQA; encoded by the exons ATGACGCGGCACGGCAAGAACTGCACAGCGGGGGCCGTCTACACCTACCATGAGAAAAAGAAGGACACAG CGGCCTCAGGCTACGGCACCCAGAACATTCGACTGAGCCGGGATGCCGTCAAGGACTTCGACTGCTGCTGCCTCTCGCTGCAGCCCTGCCATGACCCTGTCGTCAC cCCAGATGGCTACCTGTATGAGCGGGAAGCAATCCTAGAGTACATTTTGCACCAGAAGAAGGAAATTGCCCGGCAGATGAAG GCCTACGAGAAGCAGCGGGGCGCCAGGCGAGAGGAGCAGAAGGAGCTGCAGCGGGCGGCGGCGCAGGACCACGTGcggggcttcctggagaaggaggcGGCCATCGTGAGCCGGCCCCTCAACCCCTTCACGCCCAAGGCCGCCTCGGCAGGGAACGGCccag ACGATGCCCAACCCGGGTCCAGTGCGGGCCCCGCAGGCAAGGACAAGGACAAAGCGCTGCCCAGCTTCTGGATCCCGTCACTGACTCCCGAGGCGAAGGCCACAAAGCTGGAGAAGCCG tcgcGCATCGTGACCTGCCCCATGTCCGGGAAGCCGCTGCGCATGTCCGACTTGACGCCGGTGCGCTTCACGCCGCTGGACAGCTCCGTGGACCGCGTGGGGCTCATCACGCGCAGCGAGCGCTATGTGTGCGCCGTGACCCGCGACAGCCTGAGCAACGCCACGCCGTGCGCCGTGCTGCGGCCCTC TGGGGCGGTGGTCACCCTGGAGTGCGTGGAGAAGCTGATTCGCAAGGACATGGTGGACCCGGTGACTGGGGAGAAGCTCACGGACCGCGACATCATCGTGCTGCAGCGG GGCGGCACGGGCTTTGCGGGCTCCGGAGTGAAGCTGCAGGCGGAGAAGTCCCGGCCGGTGATGCAGGCCTGA